A section of the Arcobacter roscoffensis genome encodes:
- a CDS encoding ATP-dependent Clp protease adaptor ClpS has translation MSNEIEIELDDELDLEEPKKFKVLLLNDDYSTMDFVIDVLVKVFRKSVDEASSIMINIHNKGKEVCGVYTHEIAATKVAQVKTMAREKGFPLKAVMEEE, from the coding sequence GTGAGTAACGAAATAGAAATAGAATTAGATGATGAATTAGATTTAGAAGAACCAAAAAAGTTTAAGGTCTTACTTTTAAATGATGATTACTCAACAATGGACTTTGTTATAGATGTATTAGTAAAGGTTTTTAGAAAGTCTGTTGATGAAGCATCAAGTATTATGATAAATATACATAATAAAGGTAAGGAAGTTTGTGGAGTTTATACTCATGAAATTGCTGCAACAAAAGTTGCACAAGTAAAAACAATGGCAAGAGAAAAGGGCTTTCCTTTAAAAGCTGTTATGGAAGAAGAGTAG
- the bioD gene encoding dethiobiotin synthase — protein MLKQKDYYKNKTIFVTATNTDVGKTYASEKLLRHFAKLGLKVGYFKPCETGVVDSPLDGTKMLNLVKQLNKDFEVTINDIVPYQFKLPAAPYVSKGNTTIDIEFLKQKQKQLQEMCDVLIIEGAGGLMVPIEKDIFIIDLIKEFQAQAFLITPSKLGCINDTLLSIQALEAKNIDFEFFINLYEDKDSFDEVSLPFLKEYFSEINYLNDL, from the coding sequence ATGCTAAAACAAAAAGATTATTATAAAAACAAAACAATATTTGTAACTGCTACAAATACAGATGTAGGAAAAACCTATGCAAGTGAAAAACTTTTAAGACACTTTGCAAAGTTAGGTTTAAAAGTAGGATATTTCAAACCCTGTGAAACAGGAGTAGTTGACTCTCCACTTGATGGAACTAAAATGTTAAATTTAGTAAAACAGTTAAATAAAGACTTTGAAGTAACTATAAATGATATAGTTCCCTATCAATTTAAACTACCAGCTGCTCCTTATGTGTCAAAAGGAAATACTACTATAGATATAGAGTTTTTAAAACAAAAACAAAAACAGCTTCAAGAAATGTGTGATGTTCTAATCATAGAAGGAGCAGGAGGACTTATGGTTCCCATTGAAAAAGATATTTTTATTATTGATTTAATAAAAGAGTTTCAAGCTCAAGCTTTTTTAATAACTCCATCAAAGCTAGGATGTATAAATGATACCCTACTTTCAATTCAAGCTTTAGAAGCTAAAAACATTGATTTTGAGTTCTTTATAAATTTATATGAAGATAAAGATAGTTTTGATGAAGTTTCACTTCCATTTTTAAAAGAGTATTTTAGTGAAATAAACTATCTAAATGACCTTTAG
- a CDS encoding HpcH/HpaI aldolase/citrate lyase family protein codes for MTSAIDLSKLTANDDLTPVLGGHWPGIQIYYPPIKFNPLDGTYESMEQAKLRLQKHAYKTKAHTVLFDLEDGCRQKAMSRELLIQELPKFPERNFQIAIRINPFRTDEYEEDLKMLKQIHKYVDVIVLAKAGEVYGSAEIRDLSSWLVSIGSNLTIQPIIEHPKSLQIADRLMEHSTVKHVVFGIHDFSKAMAYKITPTGWINELETFFNMLTMEARVKGTGVIGGVEVMLTPHSLPDNCLEKKDIRRWLDLHGDEASRQVYAHAKKECAMGLTGKQVITPNHINVCKVAFTPSPKEIAKDVSILKAAIEADALLSGAIRYEGEMLDPPMFGKSLQNLLRAYALRALPKEDELFALTVLNRMPIHTFKENWPYGQI; via the coding sequence ATGACTTCTGCAATAGATTTATCTAAATTAACGGCAAATGATGACTTAACACCAGTTCTTGGTGGACACTGGCCAGGTATTCAAATATACTACCCGCCAATTAAGTTTAATCCATTAGACGGAACATACGAGAGTATGGAGCAAGCAAAGCTTAGATTACAAAAACATGCTTATAAAACAAAAGCACATACTGTACTTTTTGACTTAGAAGATGGTTGTAGACAAAAAGCTATGTCAAGAGAGTTATTAATTCAAGAACTTCCAAAGTTCCCAGAGAGAAACTTTCAAATAGCAATCAGAATCAACCCATTTAGAACAGATGAGTATGAAGAAGATTTAAAGATGTTAAAACAAATCCACAAATATGTTGATGTAATCGTTTTAGCTAAAGCTGGAGAAGTTTATGGTTCAGCTGAAATTAGAGACTTATCTTCTTGGTTAGTATCTATTGGAAGTAACTTAACAATTCAACCAATTATTGAGCACCCTAAATCACTTCAAATTGCTGATAGATTAATGGAGCACTCAACAGTTAAACACGTTGTATTTGGTATTCATGACTTCTCAAAAGCAATGGCATATAAAATTACTCCTACTGGATGGATTAATGAATTAGAGACTTTCTTTAATATGTTAACTATGGAAGCAAGAGTAAAAGGTACAGGTGTAATTGGTGGAGTTGAAGTAATGTTAACACCACACTCTTTACCTGACAATTGTTTAGAGAAAAAAGATATTAGAAGATGGTTAGATTTACATGGTGATGAGGCTTCAAGACAAGTTTATGCTCATGCTAAAAAAGAGTGCGCAATGGGTCTTACAGGTAAGCAAGTAATTACTCCTAATCATATTAATGTATGTAAAGTTGCATTTACACCATCTCCAAAAGAGATTGCTAAAGATGTATCTATCTTAAAAGCTGCTATTGAAGCAGATGCACTATTATCTGGTGCAATTAGATATGAAGGTGAGATGTTAGATCCACCAATGTTTGGTAAGTCATTACAAAACTTATTAAGAGCATATGCATTAAGAGCATTACCAAAAGAAGATGAGTTATTTGCATTAACTGTATTAAACAGAATGCCAATTCATACATTTAAAGAAAACTGGCCATATGGTCAAATCTAA
- a CDS encoding aldolase/citrate lyase family protein, with amino-acid sequence MSSNIKIEIPEFLNIGVACTSAHVGTAKENSTAMIIEDDKLGTDEISYKDLAQKSDQICNFLQGLGFEARDRVLVCLKNSLAYPISFFGAIKAGIIAVPTSTLLSGSEVKYLAEDSQARAIVLSATMYENLTPYLENLDNLKTIIVAGIDSVDELKVPKGMNVYALTEILEQTDTTPNHYKSKSGEPAYLVYTSGTTGYPKGVLHSHRSLVGRTPATEFWFDFKENDRIMHSGKFNWTYVLGSALMDPLFNGHTVIAYEGANEAGTWVELIKKHKCTIFIGVPTIYRQIIQKTDFTAEDCPSLRYCMSAGEHLSDEMIGLWRERFKQDIFEAIGMSECSYYISHSKNNPIRPGSAGFVQPGHTVKLLDPDTLEEVEDGTEGMICIGEDDPGLFLEYWQLEEETRKARHNGWFFTGDYAKKDEDGYIWFIGRKDDIINTMGFRVSPHEIERVVKTNNDVADCVAFGLDIAKDKTLVAIAVIGHETLSEEKEAEILKFAQDNLAKYKAPKFIFGLSDYPRTKNGKVLRKQLVKNLHDQYHAKETGEEVVEYKARRSMLFVPSYNKHNVEKAKSVLADTVIFDLEAILPEQREAGRQTISTVYKEQGCKFGESERVLRINNLGSEDIAKDLELAKEIELDALLFSKIETAEQVNEAVKLIEEVNPNLTLMIMIETPLAVLNIQEICAASPKVAVVVAGSNKLANRLQIDIKKGSKAMFNYLSQIALAAKAYGKIVIDGPHFDVHDEFACEDSTKDAFNLGFDGKSLIHPIQIEYINDIFTPKQKEVEDYETMIASYEEAKKDGKEVIMHNNKLVDGPRIKWARKMIALYETYKSLGQNLFGK; translated from the coding sequence ATGAGTTCAAATATCAAAATTGAAATACCTGAATTTTTAAATATCGGTGTTGCTTGTACATCTGCTCATGTAGGTACAGCAAAAGAAAACAGCACTGCTATGATTATCGAAGATGATAAGTTAGGTACTGATGAAATTTCATATAAAGATTTAGCACAAAAATCTGACCAAATTTGTAACTTCTTACAAGGTTTAGGTTTTGAAGCTAGAGATAGAGTATTAGTTTGTTTAAAGAACTCACTTGCATACCCTATTTCTTTCTTTGGTGCTATTAAAGCGGGAATTATTGCAGTTCCAACTTCAACGCTTTTATCAGGTTCTGAAGTAAAATATCTTGCAGAAGATTCACAAGCAAGAGCTATTGTATTAAGTGCTACTATGTATGAAAATTTAACTCCATACTTAGAAAACTTAGATAACCTAAAAACAATTATTGTTGCAGGTATTGATAGTGTTGATGAATTAAAAGTACCAAAAGGAATGAATGTTTACGCTTTAACTGAAATTTTAGAGCAAACAGATACAACTCCTAATCACTATAAGTCAAAATCTGGTGAACCAGCATACTTAGTATATACATCAGGTACAACTGGTTATCCAAAGGGTGTTTTACACTCTCATAGATCACTTGTAGGTAGAACTCCTGCAACTGAGTTTTGGTTTGACTTTAAAGAGAATGATAGAATCATGCACTCTGGTAAATTCAACTGGACTTATGTTTTAGGTTCAGCATTAATGGATCCATTATTCAATGGTCATACTGTTATTGCTTATGAAGGTGCAAATGAAGCTGGAACATGGGTTGAATTAATTAAAAAACATAAATGTACTATCTTTATTGGAGTACCTACAATCTATAGACAAATTATTCAAAAGACTGATTTCACAGCTGAAGATTGTCCATCATTAAGATATTGTATGTCTGCTGGTGAACACTTATCTGATGAGATGATTGGTCTTTGGAGAGAAAGATTTAAGCAAGATATTTTTGAAGCTATTGGTATGTCTGAGTGTTCATACTATATTTCACACTCTAAAAACAACCCAATTAGACCTGGTTCTGCTGGATTCGTTCAACCTGGACACACTGTAAAACTACTTGATCCTGATACTTTAGAAGAAGTAGAAGATGGAACTGAAGGTATGATTTGTATTGGTGAAGATGATCCAGGATTATTCTTAGAGTACTGGCAACTAGAAGAAGAGACTAGAAAAGCTAGACATAATGGATGGTTCTTTACTGGTGATTATGCTAAGAAAGATGAAGATGGATATATCTGGTTCATTGGTAGAAAAGATGATATTATCAATACTATGGGATTCAGAGTATCTCCACATGAGATTGAAAGAGTTGTAAAAACTAATAACGATGTAGCTGATTGTGTTGCATTTGGTTTAGATATTGCTAAAGATAAAACACTTGTTGCAATTGCAGTAATTGGACATGAAACTTTATCAGAAGAAAAAGAAGCTGAAATTTTAAAATTTGCTCAAGATAATCTAGCTAAATATAAAGCACCTAAGTTTATTTTTGGATTAAGTGATTACCCAAGAACTAAAAATGGTAAGGTTTTAAGAAAGCAATTAGTTAAAAACTTACATGATCAGTATCATGCAAAAGAGACTGGTGAAGAAGTTGTTGAGTACAAAGCTAGAAGATCTATGTTATTTGTACCATCATATAATAAACACAATGTTGAAAAAGCAAAATCTGTATTAGCAGATACTGTAATTTTTGATCTTGAAGCTATCTTACCAGAACAAAGAGAAGCAGGTAGACAAACAATTAGTACTGTTTACAAAGAGCAAGGTTGCAAGTTTGGTGAATCTGAGAGAGTTCTTAGAATCAACAACTTAGGAAGCGAAGATATTGCAAAAGATTTAGAATTAGCAAAAGAAATTGAATTAGATGCTTTATTATTCTCAAAAATTGAAACAGCAGAGCAAGTAAACGAAGCTGTTAAATTAATTGAAGAAGTAAATCCTAATTTAACACTTATGATTATGATTGAAACACCTTTAGCTGTATTAAATATCCAAGAGATTTGCGCAGCAAGTCCTAAGGTTGCAGTTGTAGTTGCAGGTTCAAATAAATTAGCTAATAGACTTCAAATTGATATCAAAAAAGGTTCTAAGGCGATGTTTAACTACCTATCGCAAATTGCACTTGCTGCAAAAGCATATGGTAAGATTGTTATTGATGGACCACACTTTGATGTTCATGATGAGTTTGCTTGTGAAGATTCAACAAAAGATGCCTTTAACTTAGGATTTGATGGTAAGTCTTTAATCCACCCAATCCAAATTGAATACATCAATGATATCTTTACTCCAAAACAAAAAGAAGTTGAAGATTATGAAACAATGATTGCTTCATATGAAGAAGCTAAAAAAGATGGTAAAGAAGTAATTATGCACAACAATAAACTTGTTGATGGTCCAAGAATTAAATGGGCTAGAAAAATGATTGCTTTATATGAAACATACAAATCATTAGGTCAAAACCTATTTGGTAAATAA
- a CDS encoding MaoC family dehydratase: MSKINVGNFFEDFSIGQKIIHPLPRTVSEGDVSLYIAFTGSRFALHSSDVVANEMGYEKRPIDDTLNFHLTFGKSVQDISLNAIANLGYAEISFPNPVYIGDTVSMTSTVIGLKENSNGKSGVVYVHSIGVNQNGAEVLNFKRWVMVHKKDKETLTGIKEIPTFAESTPILDEINLPEIKCVDTDATGGKFFFEDYEKGERLNHPEGITIDNSDHTLATKLYQNNAKVHFNDHMMKSTPMGERLMYGGIVISMARAISFNGLQNAQWMYAINSGAHANPTYAGDTIYAYTEVLDTIDHKRDDIGLLRLRTIAVKNQKSSEIENPKGEDGKYLKNVVLDLDYTVIIPKKKTKK; encoded by the coding sequence GTGTCTAAAATTAACGTTGGAAACTTTTTCGAAGATTTTTCAATCGGTCAAAAAATAATACACCCACTTCCAAGAACAGTAAGTGAAGGTGATGTATCTTTATACATCGCTTTTACTGGTTCTAGATTTGCTTTACACTCTTCTGATGTAGTAGCAAATGAAATGGGATATGAAAAAAGACCTATTGATGATACACTAAACTTTCACTTAACTTTTGGTAAGTCAGTGCAAGATATTTCATTAAATGCAATTGCTAACTTAGGTTATGCAGAGATTTCTTTCCCAAATCCAGTTTATATTGGAGATACTGTTTCAATGACTTCAACAGTTATTGGATTAAAAGAAAACTCAAATGGAAAATCTGGAGTTGTTTATGTTCACTCTATTGGTGTAAACCAAAATGGAGCTGAAGTATTAAACTTCAAAAGATGGGTAATGGTTCATAAGAAAGATAAGGAGACTTTAACTGGTATTAAAGAAATCCCTACTTTTGCTGAATCTACTCCAATCTTAGATGAGATTAACCTGCCAGAAATCAAGTGCGTAGACACTGATGCTACTGGTGGAAAATTCTTCTTTGAAGATTATGAAAAAGGTGAAAGATTAAATCACCCAGAAGGTATTACAATTGATAATAGTGACCATACTTTAGCAACTAAGTTATACCAAAACAATGCAAAAGTACACTTCAATGACCATATGATGAAATCTACTCCAATGGGAGAAAGATTAATGTATGGCGGAATTGTAATTTCAATGGCAAGAGCTATTTCATTTAATGGTTTACAAAACGCTCAATGGATGTATGCTATTAACTCTGGAGCTCATGCAAACCCAACTTACGCTGGTGATACTATCTATGCTTACACAGAAGTTTTAGATACTATTGATCATAAAAGAGATGATATTGGATTATTAAGATTAAGAACGATTGCTGTTAAAAATCAGAAATCTTCTGAAATTGAAAATCCAAAAGGTGAAGATGGTAAGTACTTAAAAAATGTAGTACTTGATTTAGATTACACTGTAATCATCCCAAAGAAAAAAACAAAAAAATAA
- a CDS encoding HpcH/HpaI aldolase/citrate lyase family protein, whose amino-acid sequence MTHPNEALFESGKSLPIIPTCEHFAGSEKLILKGFEMQKKLGPVFDITCDCEDGAETGKEVEHAEMIVRVVNSDANPYAMAGTRIHDAAHPDWRQDVDILVPGAGEKLAYITLPKSTSYEDAKMQIEYIQEVAAKAGIKREIPIHILIETHGALQDVEKTATLPWLQVLDFGLMDFVSGYQGAIPAINMRSPGQFDHRLIGAAKAKVAQAAIQNHVIPAHNVTLDLKNPYQTFKDAERARNEFGFMRMWSIYPTQVQAIVDAMKPDFTELEAAQNILLKAQDAEWGPIQYDGELHDRATYRYFWELVQRAHFSGAKLMDEVNTRFFA is encoded by the coding sequence ATGACACACCCAAACGAAGCACTATTTGAATCTGGTAAATCTTTACCAATTATCCCAACTTGTGAGCACTTTGCAGGTAGCGAGAAACTTATTTTAAAAGGTTTCGAAATGCAAAAGAAACTTGGACCTGTTTTTGATATCACTTGTGATTGTGAAGATGGAGCAGAAACTGGTAAAGAAGTTGAGCATGCTGAAATGATCGTTAGAGTTGTTAACTCTGATGCTAACCCATATGCAATGGCAGGAACTAGAATTCACGATGCTGCACACCCAGATTGGAGACAAGATGTTGATATTTTAGTTCCTGGTGCTGGTGAAAAATTAGCATATATTACATTACCTAAATCAACTTCTTATGAAGATGCTAAAATGCAAATTGAGTATATTCAAGAAGTAGCTGCTAAAGCTGGTATTAAAAGAGAGATTCCAATTCATATCTTAATTGAAACTCATGGAGCATTACAAGATGTAGAAAAAACTGCTACATTACCATGGTTACAAGTATTAGACTTCGGTTTAATGGACTTTGTATCTGGATACCAAGGAGCAATTCCTGCGATTAACATGAGAAGCCCAGGTCAATTTGATCACAGATTAATTGGAGCTGCAAAAGCTAAAGTTGCACAAGCTGCAATCCAAAACCATGTTATTCCAGCACACAACGTAACACTTGATCTTAAAAATCCATACCAAACTTTCAAAGATGCTGAGAGAGCTAGAAACGAGTTCGGATTCATGAGAATGTGGTCAATTTACCCAACACAAGTTCAAGCAATCGTTGATGCTATGAAACCAGACTTCACTGAATTAGAAGCTGCACAAAACATCTTATTAAAAGCGCAAGATGCTGAGTGGGGACCAATCCAGTATGATGGTGAGTTACACGATAGAGCAACTTACAGATACTTCTGGGAATTAGTACAAAGAGCTCATTTCTCTGGTGCTAAATTAATGGACGAAGTTAATACAAGATTCTTCGCTTAA